The genomic region ATATGCGTGGGAGGTTTTTGCTGACTTGCCAATCGGGACAGATCAGATGCGGGGCGCGTCTTTTAGTCCAAGCAAAGAATATCTTGCGCTTGCGCTCAGTAGAGGTAGCGGGTCAGGGCTAGTTGTGCTTAATATTTTCACACTTGCCCCTGAAGGCTTTTTCTACCTGCCGACCCTAGAATCTATCACCTACGGCAACGTAACAGTTCAACCGATGATTAAGGGGGAGTAATGGCGCTATATGACGTCGGTGATCTGATTTTGAGCGGTTACGACACAGCAGGTCGGTTAGTTTGCGATGGGAGTGCTGTGAGTGACACAGCGTATCCAGAGCTGCGTTCAGCCATTATTAACGCTGTTCCTCAAACGATTGAGGGCCAGACGCCGCCTCCCGGCTACTTCTTTCTACCAAATATCCCTGATAACCCCCATTACCCTAACTTGCCTGTATTGATACAAGCAGAGGAGGCTTAGCATGCTTTGTTATGAAATGGACGCACGCCGCGTATTTACAGGTATCAGTAAAGAGTTCGGCCCACGCGAGCCTATTCCTCGCAACTGGACGTACATTGAGCCGCCCGAGACAGATGGCTACGCCATTTTTGATGGCGTTAAATGGTTCACTCGGGATGAATATCCGCATCCACCAACGCCAATGCCAGAACCCGAGCAGCGACGTATCACGGTCGGTGCGTTCTACGACCGGTTCGGCGACCAGAAGTGGGCGATCCTTTCCAGCAGCAACCCGTTGGTAGCGGCGTTAATTCAAGATGTATCGGTTCGTCGCTTTATCGACCTGGACGACCCGCAGTTGCCTGGTGGGCTGGATATGCTGGTTCAAGCGGGTATTGAGGTGGATGTAGAGCAGATATTGACAGCGCCCGTGAAAGATCGGGAACGACTGTAAACTAGAGAGGAGTGACCACCTAAGGTGCGGACACACCAAAGGTGGCCACCAACAAGCAGATCAAGCCTGCGGGTCGGCCAAGACTCCCCTGCCTCGCGAGGCAAAGGCAGTCTAAGCCAAACGTTAGAACGTTAGAAGGCTTGACATGGTGTTAATTGAAATCCGGTGTAAGCAGTGTAACCGCAAGCTGGCCAACGTCAGCGACTACCAGTTCATCGAAATAAAGTGCCCGCGTTGCAGGCACCTAAACCAGCAGAGAGCCACGAGCTCCAAACCCCAACAGGAGATGCCTCGTGGCTACCCCAATCATTCCCTGGATGGGCGGCAAGCGCCGCCTCGCTGATCGTATCTTCCCGCTGATGCCGCCGCATCAGTGCTATGTCGAGCCATTCGCAGGAGGGGCTGCGCTGTTTTTCCTGCGCCCCTCACCTGCAGACGTCGAGGTGCTAAACGACGTCAACGGCGACCTCGTGAATCTATATCGTGTGGTGCAGAACCACCTGGAGGAGTTTGTTAGGCAGTTCAAGTGGGCACTCTCCAGCCGCCAAGTGTTTGAGTGGCTGAAGATGACACGCCCGGAAACGCTCACTGACATCCAAAGGGCCGCACGCTTCTACTATCTACAGCAGAACGCCTTCGGTGCCCGCATCGAAGGCCAAACGTTTGGCACCGCCACCACCACCCCACCAGGGCTAAACCTGCTGCGCCTGGAGGAGTCGCTGTCCGCTGCCCACTTACGTTTGGCCAGCACGTTCATCGAACACCTAAGCTGGCAAGACTGCATCGAGCGATACGATCGCACGCACACGCTCTTCTATATGGACCCGCCCTACTGGCAGACAGAAGGATATGGGATACGATTTGGCATAGAGCAGTACGAGGAAATGGCGAGCATGCTGGCCAAGCTGAAAGGCAAGGCCATTATCAGCCTCAACGACCACCCAGACATCCGCCGGATCTTTGCGGGCTACCACATCGAAACCACCGACATTCGCTACACCGTTGGCGGCGGCAAAGGCTCAGACGCCAAAGAGGTGCTGATCTTCAGTTGGGATGTGGCTGCAGAACCGGCGGGGTTGTTTTAACCAATAAGGGGAAAGTATGGAGATCGGAGCAGCAGTAACAGCTGTTAAGGGAGCACTTGATCTAGCACGGTCTGCCAGAGACGTGAATGATCGCGCACAGCTCAATGCAGCGATGAGCGACATCATGGACAAGCTAACAACAGCTCAGTCCGATCTCCTTGAGCTTCTGACTGAGCATCATAGGCTTATTGATGAGAACAGGGAGATGAGGCTGAAGCTCAGCCAAGAGGCGCGCTTTGATCAATATCGGCTAGAGAGAACCTCACAGGGTCATTTTATCCTGAGTCTCAGGGAAGACTTAGTCAGCACGGATAATCCACCTCATGCTATATGTCACGTTTGTCGTGAAAAAGGTATTAAGTCCATCTTGAATGAGGCTGAGCCCTTTTATTCATGTCCCACCTGCAAGTACATGGCTTGGAAAGTACCACCGGCTCCTGCAAGAGGGCGCTCTAGGAATGTAGTTCCATCATCACGAATCTAGCTCTGCAAACAGTGCCAATTATTGCGCGAAGTGTAGCTCGATGAGCATCTTTTGTTAGTGCCAAATGCGGCGCAAGGGAGTGCCAAATGCGGCGCGCGCTTACAACTTATCGCCTCTTACCGCTAAGCTGAAACATAGTTCAACGACAGCTAACGGTTAGACCAGGAGGTAAACCTTGCTAGGGCCTTTGCTAGGATGCATCGCCATCTCATTATTACTTGCAACGCTTATCGCCCGCGTTCCCATGCGCTGGTGGTGGGTGCGCAGTTTTGAATTTCCAAGGCTGCAAATTGCCACATTGGCGTTGGTATGCGGCTTAGCCAGCCTGTGGTTACTAGACGCAGAACCTTGGCGTACTGTAGCGGTTGCTGTTTCACTCGCCACGCTAGTGCTTCAGCTACGCTACATCTTGCCGTGGACAAAGCTCTGGCCTGTACAGGTGCAAACCGCTCACAACGCCCCTGAAGAGCAGATGATCACGCTGTTAATTGCTAATGTACTGACTCCAAACCGTCAGTCAAACACGCTCTTGACGATGATAACTGACCACCAGCCCGATATAATTCTCACGTTAGAGTCGGACCAGTGGTGGCAAGACCAGCTTGACCCAGCCCTCGATGAGCAGTGGCCTCATAGCGTTAAGATCCCCCTGGATAACCTGTATGGGATGCACCTCTACTCACGCCTAGCGCTAAAAAATACCGAGATCAAGTGGCTGATTCAGGACGACATACCTTCGATTCATACCCAGGTCGAACTTAAAAGCGGTCAGCACATTCGCTTATTTGCCGTTCACCCTCGTCCGCCAGCCCCCAGTGAAAGCGAAAAATCGCTATGGCGTGATGCAGAACTTTTATGTATTGGAAAAGAAATCCACCAAACTCCCAAAGCCACGCTTGTCGCCGGCGACTTAAATGATGTTGCCTGGTCTCGCACAACGCGACGCTTTTGCCGTACCGGTGGGATGCTCGACCCGCGTCGCGGCCGCGGCATGTACAGCACATTTCACGCTAATTACCCTATTCTGCGTTGGCCGCTTGACCACGTTTTTGTGTCAGAGCATTTCACGTTGGTAAACATGGAACGCTTAGACGCATTTGGGTCTGACCACTTTCCTATATTGGCCACCTTCTGCTATCGGCCCTCGCGCCAGGATGAGCATGAGACACCCGATGCCAGCGCAGAAGAGCGCCAAGAGGCGAAGGAAACTATTCAACAGGGCAAAGCGGAAACGCAAGAAACGTAGCTGCCCGCCCTGTTAACAGCTTAAAGAAGGCTATCCCGGTATACCGCCT from Halomonas sp. 7T harbors:
- a CDS encoding DNA adenine methylase, whose protein sequence is MATPIIPWMGGKRRLADRIFPLMPPHQCYVEPFAGGAALFFLRPSPADVEVLNDVNGDLVNLYRVVQNHLEEFVRQFKWALSSRQVFEWLKMTRPETLTDIQRAARFYYLQQNAFGARIEGQTFGTATTTPPGLNLLRLEESLSAAHLRLASTFIEHLSWQDCIERYDRTHTLFYMDPPYWQTEGYGIRFGIEQYEEMASMLAKLKGKAIISLNDHPDIRRIFAGYHIETTDIRYTVGGGKGSDAKEVLIFSWDVAAEPAGLF
- a CDS encoding Com family DNA-binding transcriptional regulator, translated to MVLIEIRCKQCNRKLANVSDYQFIEIKCPRCRHLNQQRATSSKPQQEMPRGYPNHSLDGRQAPPR
- a CDS encoding endonuclease/exonuclease/phosphatase family protein, yielding MLGPLLGCIAISLLLATLIARVPMRWWWVRSFEFPRLQIATLALVCGLASLWLLDAEPWRTVAVAVSLATLVLQLRYILPWTKLWPVQVQTAHNAPEEQMITLLIANVLTPNRQSNTLLTMITDHQPDIILTLESDQWWQDQLDPALDEQWPHSVKIPLDNLYGMHLYSRLALKNTEIKWLIQDDIPSIHTQVELKSGQHIRLFAVHPRPPAPSESEKSLWRDAELLCIGKEIHQTPKATLVAGDLNDVAWSRTTRRFCRTGGMLDPRRGRGMYSTFHANYPILRWPLDHVFVSEHFTLVNMERLDAFGSDHFPILATFCYRPSRQDEHETPDASAEERQEAKETIQQGKAETQET